Proteins encoded together in one Camelina sativa cultivar DH55 chromosome 9, Cs, whole genome shotgun sequence window:
- the LOC104712342 gene encoding ABSCISIC ACID-INSENSITIVE 5-like protein 2 isoform X4 has protein sequence MDSQRGIVEEAKSQSLNRQGSLYSLTLDEVQNHLGSSGKALGSMNLDELLKSVCSVEANQPSSIALNGAAAAQEGLSRQGSLTLPRDLSKKTVDEVWKDIQQNKNGGGNAHERRDKQPTLGEMTLEDLLLKAGVVTETIPGSNHDGPGVPVGGGGSAGSGAGLGQNIPQVGPWVQYHQLPSMPQPQTFMPYPVSDMQAMVSQSSLMGGLSDTQTPGRKRVASGEVVEKTVERRQKRMIKNRESAARSRARKQAYTHELEIKVSRLEEENERLRKQKEVERILPSAPPPDPKRQLRRTSSAPF, from the exons ATGGATTCTCAAAGGGGTATTGTTGAAGAAGCTAAATCTCAGTCCTTGAATAGGCAAGGCTCTCTCTACAGCTTAACACTTGATGAGGTTCAAAACCACTTGGGGAGTTCTGGTAAAGCATTGGGAAGTATGAATCTGGATGAGTTACTTAAGAGTGTCTGTTCTGTTGAAGCGAATCAGCCATCGTCCATAGCTTTGAATGGAGCTGCAGCAGCTCAGGAGGGTCTTTCTCGCCAGGGGAGTTTGACTTTACCACGGGATCTTAGCAAAAAGACTGTTGATGAGGTCTGGAAAGACATTCAACAGAACAAGAATGGAGGAGGTAATGCTCATGAGAGGAGAGATAAGCAGCCTACGCTTGGTGAAATGACGCTTGAAGACTTGTTGTTGAAAGCAGGAGTGGTCACTGAGACGATCCCTGGTTCGAACCATGATGGTCCTGGTGTTcctgttggtggtggtggtagtgcTGGTTCAGGTGCTGGTTTAGGGCAAAACATTCCTCAAGTTGGCCCATGGGTTCAATATCATCAGCTCCCATCAATGCCACAGCCTCAAACGTTTATGCCTTATCCGGTTTCAGATATGCAAGCGATGGTGTCT CAGTCTTCTTTGATGGGTGGTTTGTCAGATACACAAACTCCAGGaaggaagagggtagcttcagGAGAAGTTGTAGAGAAGACTGTAGAGAGGAGGCAGAAGAGAATGATAAAGAACAGAGAGTCTGCTGCTCGTTCCCGAGCTAGAAAGCAg GCTTACACTCATGAGCTAGAGATCAAAGTTTCAcggttagaagaagaaaacgaaagacTCAGGAAGCAAAAG GAGGTGGAGAGGATCCTGCCAAGTGCACCACCGCCTGATCCCAAGCGGCAGCTCCGACGAACAAGCTCAGCTCCTTTCTGa
- the LOC104712346 gene encoding UBP1-associated protein 2A-like, translating to MSGMTKKRKLEDESSDAAEPSQKLKQTTEEVGEEQQLVIKKEDKQAEVEEVEYEEVEEEHEEEVEDDDDDDDEDDEDGDKNNNQMEVAATTSGSGNQNDDNDDEPIQDLLEPFSKEQLLSLLKEAADKHVGVANRIREVADEDPVHRKIFVHGLGWDTKTETLIEAFKQYGEIEDCKAVFDKVSGKSKGYGFILYKSRSGARNALKQPQKKIGSRMTACQLASKGPVFGGAPIAAAVSAPAQHSNTEHTQKKIYVSNVGAELDPHKLLAFFSKFGDIEEGPLGLDKFTGRPKGFCLFVYKSAESAKRALEEPHKTFEGSVLHCQKAIDGPKPGKQQQQQHHHNPHSHNNPRYQRNDNNGYGTPGGHGHLMASNQAAMGGPAAQMLNPAIGQALTANLTALLASQAYNPAIGQAFLGSLGAATGVNPVNGAMPTGYATQAMAPGTIPGYGTPTGLQGGYQTPQPGQGGTGRGQHSVGPYGGPYMGH from the coding sequence ATGTCCGGCatgacaaagaagagaaagcttgAAGATGAATCTAGCGATGCAGCTGAACCGTCTCAGAAGCTGAAGCAGACGACGGAGGAGGTGGGTGAGGAGCAGCAGcttgtaattaaaaaggaagATAAGCAAGCTGAGGTCGAAGAAGTTGAATACgaggaagtagaagaagagcacgaagaagaagttgaagatgatgatgatgatgatgacgaagacgATGAGGATGGGGATAAGAATAATAATCAGATGGAGGTAGCGGCGACGACGTCTGGATCTGGGAATCAAAATGATGATAACGACGATGAGCCGATTCAAGATCTGTTGGAACCATTTTCGAAAGAACAGCTTTTGAGTCTTCTTAAAGAAGCGGCGGATAAGCATGTTGGTGTAGCGAATCGAATCAGGGAAGTAGCTGATGAGGATCCTGTTCATCGTAAGATCTTTGTTCACGGTCTTGGTTGGGATACCAAAACTGAGACGCTTATCGAAGCTTTTAAGCAGTACGGTGAGATTGAAGACTGCAAGGCTGTTTTCGATAAGGTCTCTGGCAAATCTAAAGGTTATGGCTTTATCCTTTACAAGTCTCGTTCAGGTGCTCGCAACGCACTTAAACAGCCTCAGAAGAAGATTGGTAGTCGTATGACGGCTTGTCAGTTGGCTTCTAAAGGACCTGTCTTTGGTGGAGCTCCTATTGCTGCTGCTGTCTCAGCGCCTGCTCAGCATTCGAACACCGAGCACACGCAGAAGAAGATTTATGTTAGTAATGTTGGAGCTGAGCTTGATCCACATAAACTGCTTGCgtttttctcaaagtttggtgATATTGAAGAAGGTCCTTTGGGTCTTGATAAGTTTACTGGGAGACCTAAAGGTTTCTGCCTCTTTGTTTACAAGTCAGCTGAGAGCGCCAAGAGGGCTTTGGAGGAGCCACACAAGACTTTTGAAGGCAGTGTCTTGCATTGCCAGAAAGCAATCGATGGTCCCAAACCGGgaaagcagcagcagcagcagcatcacCATAATCCACACAGCCACAACAATCCTCGGTACCAAAGAAACGATAACAATGGTTACGGTACACCTGGAGGTCATGGACATCTTATGGCTAGTAACCAAGCTGCAATGGGTGGTCCAGCAGCACAGATGCTAAACCCGGCCATTGGACAGGCCTTGACAGCAAACTTGACAGCTTTGCTGGCATCACAGGCTTATAATCCGGCAATTGGACAGGCTTTTTTGGGGTCCTTGGGGGCAGCTACAGGCGTTAACCCAGTAAATGGAGCTATGCCAACTGGTTATGCTACTCAAGCTATGGCACCAGGGACAATTCCTGGGTACGGTACACCTACTGGTTTGCAAGGTGGCTATCAGACTCCGCAACCTGGTCAAGGCGGTACAGGCAGAGGGCAGCATAGTGTCGGGCCATACGGTGGTCCTTACATGGGCCACTAG
- the LOC104712342 gene encoding ABSCISIC ACID-INSENSITIVE 5-like protein 2 isoform X5, which yields MDSQRGIVEEAKSQSLNRQGSLYSLTLDEVQNHLGSSGKALGSMNLDELLKSVCSVEANQPSSIALNGAAAAQEGLSRQGSLTLPRDLSKKTVDEVWKDIQQNKNGGGNAHERRDKQPTLGEMTLEDLLLKAGVVTETIPGSNHDGPGVPVGGGGSAGSGAGLGQNIPQVGPWVQYHQLPSMPQPQTFMPYPVSDMQAMVSQSSLMGGLSDTQTPGRKRVASGEVVEKTVERRQKRMIKNRESAARSRARKQAYTHELEIKVSRLEEENERLRKQKEVERILPSAPPPDPKRQLRRTSSAPF from the exons ATGGATTCTCAAAGGGGTATTGTTGAAGAAGCTAAATCTCAGTCCTTGAATAGGCAAGGCTCTCTCTACAGCTTAACACTTGATGAGGTTCAAAACCACTTGGGGAGTTCTG GTAAAGCATTGGGAAGTATGAATCTGGATGAGTTACTTAAGAGTGTCTGTTCTGTTGAAGCGAATCAGCCATCGTCCATAGCTTTGAATGGAGCTGCAGCAGCTCAGGAGGGTCTTTCTCGCCAGGGGAGTTTGACTTTACCACGGGATCTTAGCAAAAAGACTGTTGATGAGGTCTGGAAAGACATTCAACAGAACAAGAATGGAGGAGGTAATGCTCATGAGAGGAGAGATAAGCAGCCTACGCTTGGTGAAATGACGCTTGAAGACTTGTTGTTGAAAGCAGGAGTGGTCACTGAGACGATCCCTGGTTCGAACCATGATGGTCCTGGTGTTcctgttggtggtggtggtagtgcTGGTTCAGGTGCTGGTTTAGGGCAAAACATTCCTCAAGTTGGCCCATGGGTTCAATATCATCAGCTCCCATCAATGCCACAGCCTCAAACGTTTATGCCTTATCCGGTTTCAGATATGCAAGCAATGGTGTCTCAGTCTTCTTTGATGGGTGGTTTGTCAGATACACAAACTCCAGGaaggaagagggtagcttcagGAGAAGTTGTAGAGAAGACTGTAGAGAGGAGGCAGAAGAGAATGATAAAGAACAGAGAGTCTGCTGCTCGTTCCCGAGCTAGAAAGCAg GCTTACACTCATGAGCTAGAGATCAAAGTTTCAcggttagaagaagaaaacgaaagacTCAGGAAGCAAAAG GAGGTGGAGAGGATCCTGCCAAGTGCACCACCGCCTGATCCCAAGCGGCAGCTCCGACGAACAAGCTCAGCTCCTTTCTGa
- the LOC104712343 gene encoding L-2-hydroxyglutarate dehydrogenase, mitochondrial-like, whose translation MKMLAYLGRRKWMRLSTPTWRFVRGVSGVAETVAKERVDAVVIGAGVVGLAVARELSLRGREVLILDAASSFGTVTSSRNSEVVHAGIYYPPNSLKAKFCVRGRELLYRYCSEYEIPHNKIGKLIVATGSSEIPKLDLLMHLGTLNGVSGLRMLEGFDAMRMEPQLRCVRALLSPESGVLDTHSFMLSLVGEAENNHATFSYNTVVLNGRVEEKKMHLFVAETGLCEAEAQLELIPNLVVNSAGLGAQALAKRFQGLDHRFVPSSHYARGCYFTLSGTKSPPFSKLVYPIPEEGGLGVHVTLDLNGLVKFGPDVEWIECTDDQSSFLNKFDYRVKTNRAEKFYPEIRMYYPDLKDGSLEPGYSGIRPKLSGPKQPPTDFVIQGEETHGVPGLVNLFGIESPGLTSSLAIAEHIANKFLR comes from the exons ATGAAGATGCTTGCGTATCTGGGTAGGAGGAAATGGATGAGACTTTCAACACCAACCTGGAGATTCGTAAGAGGAGTAAGCGGTGTAGCTGAAACGGTAGCTAAAGAGAGAGTTGACGCCGTCGTGATCGGTGCTGGAGTCGTGGGTCTTGCGGTTGCGCGTGAGCTCAGTCTCCGCGGCAGAGAAGTGCTGATCCTCGACGCCGCCTCATCGTTTGGCACCGTCACGAGTTCCCGGAACAGCGAGGTCGTCCACGCCGGAATCTATTATCCACCAAACTCTCTAAAG GCCAAGTTTTGTGTAAGAGGGAGAGAACTGTTGTATAGGTACTGCTCAGAATATGAAATCCCTCATAACAAGATTGGTAAGCTTATCGTTGCTACGGGATCATCTGAGATACCAAAGTTGGATCTATTGATGCATCTTGGAACTCTGAATGGAGTCTCGGGTCTAAGGATGTTGGAAGGTTTTGATGCAATGAGAATGGAGCCACAGCTTCGTTGTGTTAGAGCATTGCTATCTCCTGAGTCTGGGGTTCTTGATACACATTCCTTCATGCTATCTCTAGTG GGAGAAGCAGAGAACAATCACGCAACTTTTTCCTACAACACGGTGGTTTTGAACGGTCGTgttgaagaaaagaagatgcattTGTTTGTTGCTGAAACTGGACTGTGTGAGGCGGAAGCACAGCTTGAGCTGATCCCTAATCTCGTTGTTAATTCTGCGGGATTAGGTGCTCAAGCTCTAGCAAAGAGATTCCAGGGCTTGGATCATCGGTTTGTTCCTTCGTCTCACTATGCTCGTGGATGCTACTTTACACTATCGGGCACCAAGTCTCCGCCTTTCAGTAAACTTGTGTATCCTATACCTGAGGAAGGAGGTCTCGGTGTCCATGTCACTTTAGATTTAAATGGACTTGTCAAGTTTGGACCTGATGTAGAATGGATTGAATGCACAGACGATCAATCAAGCTTTCTCAACAA ATTTGATTATCGTGTAAAGACAAACCGAGCAGAGAAATTCTACCCTGAGATCAGAATGTATTATCCGGATCTCAAAGATGGGTCATTGGAACCTGGTTATTCAGGCATCCGTCCTAAGCTTTCTGGACCTAAACAGCCTCCCACAGATTTTGTTATACAG GGAGAGGAGACTCATGGAGTTCCTGGTCTTGTTAATCTCTTTGGCATCGAATCACCTGGTTTAACTTCAAGCTTGGCTATTGCAGAACATATAGCAAACAAGTTCTTGAGATGA
- the LOC104712342 gene encoding ABSCISIC ACID-INSENSITIVE 5-like protein 2 isoform X3 has translation MDSQRGIVEEAKSQSLNRQGSLYSLTLDEVQNHLGSSGKALGSMNLDELLKSVCSVEANQPSSIALNGAAAAQEGLSRQGSLTLPRDLSKKTVDEVWKDIQQNKNGGGNAHERRDKQPTLGEMTLEDLLLKAGVVTETIPGSNHDGPGVPVGGGGSAGSGAGLGQNIPQVGPWVQYHQLPSMPQPQTFMPYPVSDMQAMVSQSSLMGGLSDTQTPGRKRVASGEVVEKTVERRQKRMIKNRESAARSRARKQAYTHELEIKVSRLEEENERLRKQKEVERILPSAPPPDPKRQLRRTSSAPF, from the exons ATGGATTCTCAAAGGGGTATTGTTGAAGAAGCTAAATCTCAGTCCTTGAATAGGCAAGGCTCTCTCTACAGCTTAACACTTGATGAGGTTCAAAACCACTTGGGGAGTTCTGGTAAAGCATTGGGAAGTATGAATCTGGATGAGTTACTTAAGAGTGTCTGTTCTGTTGAAGCGAATCAGCCATCGTCCATAGCTTTGAATGGAGCTGCAGCAGCTCAGGAGGGTCTTTCTCGCCAGGGGAGTTTGACTTTACCACGGGATCTTAGCAAAAAGACTGTTGATGAGGTCTGGAAAGACATTCAACAGAACAAGAATGGAG GAGGTAATGCTCATGAGAGGAGAGATAAGCAGCCTACGCTTGGTGAAATGACGCTTGAAGACTTGTTGTTGAAAGCAGGAGTGGTCACTGAGACGATCCCTGGTTCGAACCATGATGGTCCTGGTGTTcctgttggtggtggtggtagtgcTGGTTCAGGTGCTGGTTTAGGGCAAAACATTCCTCAAGTTGGCCCATGGGTTCAATATCATCAGCTCCCATCAATGCCACAGCCTCAAACGTTTATGCCTTATCCGGTTTCAGATATGCAAGCAATGGTGTCTCAGTCTTCTTTGATGGGTGGTTTGTCAGATACACAAACTCCAGGaaggaagagggtagcttcagGAGAAGTTGTAGAGAAGACTGTAGAGAGGAGGCAGAAGAGAATGATAAAGAACAGAGAGTCTGCTGCTCGTTCCCGAGCTAGAAAGCAg GCTTACACTCATGAGCTAGAGATCAAAGTTTCAcggttagaagaagaaaacgaaagacTCAGGAAGCAAAAG GAGGTGGAGAGGATCCTGCCAAGTGCACCACCGCCTGATCCCAAGCGGCAGCTCCGACGAACAAGCTCAGCTCCTTTCTGa
- the LOC104712342 gene encoding ABSCISIC ACID-INSENSITIVE 5-like protein 2 isoform X6, which translates to MFGHSTLEKRQGSLYSLTLDEVQNHLGSSGKALGSMNLDELLKSVCSVEANQPSSIALNGAAAAQEGLSRQGSLTLPRDLSKKTVDEVWKDIQQNKNGGGNAHERRDKQPTLGEMTLEDLLLKAGVVTETIPGSNHDGPGVPVGGGGSAGSGAGLGQNIPQVGPWVQYHQLPSMPQPQTFMPYPVSDMQAMVSQSSLMGGLSDTQTPGRKRVASGEVVEKTVERRQKRMIKNRESAARSRARKQAYTHELEIKVSRLEEENERLRKQKEVERILPSAPPPDPKRQLRRTSSAPF; encoded by the exons ATGTTTGGCCACTCGACCTTAGAAAAAAG GCAAGGCTCTCTCTACAGCTTAACACTTGATGAGGTTCAAAACCACTTGGGGAGTTCTGGTAAAGCATTGGGAAGTATGAATCTGGATGAGTTACTTAAGAGTGTCTGTTCTGTTGAAGCGAATCAGCCATCGTCCATAGCTTTGAATGGAGCTGCAGCAGCTCAGGAGGGTCTTTCTCGCCAGGGGAGTTTGACTTTACCACGGGATCTTAGCAAAAAGACTGTTGATGAGGTCTGGAAAGACATTCAACAGAACAAGAATGGAGGAGGTAATGCTCATGAGAGGAGAGATAAGCAGCCTACGCTTGGTGAAATGACGCTTGAAGACTTGTTGTTGAAAGCAGGAGTGGTCACTGAGACGATCCCTGGTTCGAACCATGATGGTCCTGGTGTTcctgttggtggtggtggtagtgcTGGTTCAGGTGCTGGTTTAGGGCAAAACATTCCTCAAGTTGGCCCATGGGTTCAATATCATCAGCTCCCATCAATGCCACAGCCTCAAACGTTTATGCCTTATCCGGTTTCAGATATGCAAGCGATG GTGTCTCAGTCTTCTTTGATGGGTGGTTTGTCAGATACACAAACTCCAGGaaggaagagggtagcttcagGAGAAGTTGTAGAGAAGACTGTAGAGAGGAGGCAGAAGAGAATGATAAAGAACAGAGAGTCTGCTGCTCGTTCCCGAGCTAGAAAGCAg GCTTACACTCATGAGCTAGAGATCAAAGTTTCAcggttagaagaagaaaacgaaagacTCAGGAAGCAAAAG GAGGTGGAGAGGATCCTGCCAAGTGCACCACCGCCTGATCCCAAGCGGCAGCTCCGACGAACAAGCTCAGCTCCTTTCTGa
- the LOC104712347 gene encoding uncharacterized protein LOC104712347, which translates to MVELRNRTQLNSQLHYIRAIKDGTIKIVMNTDGNRKTKLKFRQLVDIYNLENSKVDELVPTVVRDLENISDITQGLFGADVNTKADSEDFSMITLEKIRKQCKAKKRKLRNRRDVETASNVEVKKEYLTRDEGCDIEEPLSSWDTKFSKKRKRKQERKAKCVSTTSSPSVEKVVDLPVFFHVKSEAWDDSYSVSEAMDLNPADPLLDCSKETESCSNTVLVEEIMLDSSRDMRLVPCCSAEANVSGMVAIEDPVTTKPVEEAFEDASEEFNDARKAQCCLADYIAIEDKQIVLYSSVSEEEMELDVAQDSESENIGCVQSLISSYASSGCEEVEEDEENNYLKPNVDMSVTGLEIVKIKAPEILAIDYPGSPIINFGVENTEIEWETEDISKDDLPEATDILQLTNCCNSLENLQLVPDDSTIAIEEEYLPERSQQSLYSKHQDEAGDYKLSPLYKEPDEVQKVAETDSIQQQQPHHQPEKLLSGRKALSPTSQAKLRKAMEHPDSPEKRSKKSRGKLYFSSQNSHRILKAQGLDNIDRVEIIPSSKQAIQKANNNTRQTKYQKTTQKFPRRVAQAAKAQPFSTGCTSIQKCSQKAIAFSQGQMRDFQCVAARLTKELKSMRKVTKRCLLGESNPSNISDCNLDEVRTLIGNAEKTEEGCKKWMSMIERDCNRFCKLMGMVKEESPATENIVEKKKKIRFADDAGGDLCQVKVFEIDLESES; encoded by the exons ATGGTGGAGTTAAGAAATCGAACCCAGTTGAACTCCCAATTGCATTATATCCGAGCTATTAAAGACGGAACCATCAAAATAGTGATGAATACGGATGGAAACAGGAAGACAAAGCTCAAGTTTAGACAGTTGGTTGATATATACAATCTGGAAAACAGTAAAGTTGATGAGTTAGTTCCAACAGTAGTCAGGGATTTGGAGAATATTTCTGACATTACACAAGGTTTGTTTGGTGCTGATGTGAATACGAAAGCTGATTCTGAAGATTTTAGCATGATAACACTGGAGAAGATTCGGAAACAATGCAAagcaaagaaaaggaaacttcGAAACCGGAGAGATGTTGAGACAGCGTCAAACGTTGAAGTTAAAAAAGAGTACTTGACTCGAGATGAAGGGTGTGATATTGAGGAGCCTCTTAGCAGTTGGGATACGAAATTctccaagaaaagaaagagaaaacaggAGCGTAAAGCAAAGTGCGTTTCTACGACTTCCTCTCCGTCTGTGGAAAAAGTTGTTGATTTGCCTGTATTCTTTCATGTGAAGTCTGAAGCTTGGGATGATAGCTATTCAGTTTCTGAAGCCATGGATTTGAATCCTGCAGATCCTTTGCTAGATTGTAGCAAAGAGACAGAATCTTGTTCAAATACGGTGTTGGTGGAAGAGATAATGCTCGATTCGTCCAGGGACATGAGGCTGGTTCCATGTTGCAGTGCAGAGGCGAATGTATCCGGAATGGTAGCCATTGAAGATCCTGTAACTACAAAGCCGGTGGAGGAAGCTTTTGAAGATGCATCAGAAGAGTTTAACGATGCTAGGAAAGCGCAATGCTGTCTTGCTGATTATATTGCTATTGAGGATAAGCAAATTGTTTTGTACAGTAGTGTGTCTGAAGAGGAGATGGAACTGGATGTTGCACAAGATTCAGAATCTGAGAACATTGGTTGTGTCCAAAGCCTCATTTCTTCCTACGCAAGCTCGGGGTGCGAAGAAGTTGAAGAGGATGAGGAGAACAATTATTTAAAGCCTAACGTAGACATGAGCGTAACTGGTTTGGAGATTGTGAAGATAAAAGCTCCAGAAATACTTGCTATTGATTACCCTGGTTCCCCCATCATCAATTTTGGTGTAGAAAATACCGAGATTGAGTGGGAAACCGAAGACATTAGTAAGGATGATTTACCTGAAGCAACTGATATTCTCCAGCTGACCAACTGTTGTAATTCATTGGAGAATTTGCAACTAGTTCCTGATGACAGCACAATTGCAATAGAAGAAGAATATTTGCCAGAAAGATCACAACAATCTTTATACTCCAAGCATCAAGATGAAGCCGGAGACTACAAACTATCACCACTCTATAAGGAGCCTGACGAGGTTCAAAAAGTTGCAGAGACTGATAGCATCCAGCAGCAACAGCCACACCACCAACCAGAAAAACTACTCTCAGGGAGAAAG GCTTTATCTCCCACCTCTCAAGCAAAACTTCGCAAGGCAATGGAGCACCCCGATTCACCTGAGAAAAGGAGTAAAA AATCCAGAGGGAAACTCTACTTCAGTAGCCAAAACTCGCATAGGATCCTTAAGGCTCAAGGGCTTGATAACATCGACAGAGTGGAAATCATTCCAAGCTCAAAGCAGGCCATTCAAAAAGCAAATAATAATACTCGGCAAACGAAGTATCAAAAAACCACACAGAAGTTTCCACGTCGAGTTGCTCAAGCAGCAAAAGCACAGCCTTTTAGCACTGGATGCACTTCTATACAAAAATGCTCACAGAAAGCTATTGCCTTCTCGCAAGGGCAAATGCGTGATTTCCAATGTGTTGCGGCTAGGCTCACAAAAGAGTTGAAATCGATGAGAAAAGTTACAAAGAGATGTCTGCTAGGTGAAAGCAACCCCTCCAACATTTCTGACTGTAACTTAGATGAG GTGAGAACTTTGATTGGAAATGCAGAAAAAACTGAAGAGGGTTGCAAGAAATGGATGTCGATGATAGAGCGTGACTGTAATCGGTTTTGCAAACTCATG
- the LOC104712342 gene encoding ABSCISIC ACID-INSENSITIVE 5-like protein 2 isoform X1, translated as MDSQRGIVEEAKSQSLNRQGSLYSLTLDEVQNHLGSSGKALGSMNLDELLKSVCSVEANQPSSIALNGAAAAQEGLSRQGSLTLPRDLSKKTVDEVWKDIQQNKNGGGNAHERRDKQPTLGEMTLEDLLLKAGVVTETIPGSNHDGPGVPVGGGGSAGSGAGLGQNIPQVGPWVQYHQLPSMPQPQTFMPYPVSDMQAMVSQSSLMGGLSDTQTPGRKRVASGEVVEKTVERRQKRMIKNRESAARSRARKQAYTHELEIKVSRLEEENERLRKQKEVERILPSAPPPDPKRQLRRTSSAPF; from the exons ATGGATTCTCAAAGGGGTATTGTTGAAGAAGCTAAATCTCAGTCCTTGAATAGGCAAGGCTCTCTCTACAGCTTAACACTTGATGAGGTTCAAAACCACTTGGGGAGTTCTGGTAAAGCATTGGGAAGTATGAATCTGGATGAGTTACTTAAGAGTGTCTGTTCTGTTGAAGCGAATCAGCCATCGTCCATAGCTTTGAATGGAGCTGCAGCAGCTCAGGAGGGTCTTTCTCGCCAGGGGAGTTTGACTTTACCACGGGATCTTAGCAAAAAGACTGTTGATGAGGTCTGGAAAGACATTCAACAGAACAAGAATGGAGGAGGTAATGCTCATGAGAGGAGAGATAAGCAGCCTACGCTTGGTGAAATGACGCTTGAAGACTTGTTGTTGAAAGCAGGAGTGGTCACTGAGACGATCCCTGGTTCGAACCATGATGGTCCTGGTGTTcctgttggtggtggtggtagtgcTGGTTCAGGTGCTGGTTTAGGGCAAAACATTCCTCAAGTTGGCCCATGGGTTCAATATCATCAGCTCCCATCAATGCCACAGCCTCAAACGTTTATGCCTTATCCGGTTTCAGATATGCAAGCGATG GTGTCTCAGTCTTCTTTGATGGGTGGTTTGTCAGATACACAAACTCCAGGaaggaagagggtagcttcagGAGAAGTTGTAGAGAAGACTGTAGAGAGGAGGCAGAAGAGAATGATAAAGAACAGAGAGTCTGCTGCTCGTTCCCGAGCTAGAAAGCAg GCTTACACTCATGAGCTAGAGATCAAAGTTTCAcggttagaagaagaaaacgaaagacTCAGGAAGCAAAAG GAGGTGGAGAGGATCCTGCCAAGTGCACCACCGCCTGATCCCAAGCGGCAGCTCCGACGAACAAGCTCAGCTCCTTTCTGa
- the LOC104712342 gene encoding ABSCISIC ACID-INSENSITIVE 5-like protein 2 isoform X2, producing MDSQRGIVEEAKSQSLNRQGSLYSLTLDEVQNHLGSSGKALGSMNLDELLKSVCSVEANQPSSIALNGAAAAQEGLSRQGSLTLPRDLSKKTVDEVWKDIQQNKNGGGNAHERRDKQPTLGEMTLEDLLLKAGVVTETIPGSNHDGPGVPVGGGGSAGSGAGLGQNIPQVGPWVQYHQLPSMPQPQTFMPYPVSDMQAMVSQSSLMGGLSDTQTPGRKRVASGEVVEKTVERRQKRMIKNRESAARSRARKQAYTHELEIKVSRLEEENERLRKQKEVERILPSAPPPDPKRQLRRTSSAPF from the exons ATGGATTCTCAAAGGGGTATTGTTGAAGAAGCTAAATCTCAGTCCTTGAATAGGCAAGGCTCTCTCTACAGCTTAACACTTGATGAGGTTCAAAACCACTTGGGGAGTTCTGGTAAAGCATTGGGAAGTATGAATCTGGATGAGTTACTTAAGAGTGTCTGTTCTGTTGAAGCGAATCAGCCATCGTCCATAGCTTTGAATGGAGCTGCAGCAGCTCAGGAGGGTCTTTCTCGCCAGGGGAGTTTGACTTTAC CACGGGATCTTAGCAAAAAGACTGTTGATGAGGTCTGGAAAGACATTCAACAGAACAAGAATGGAGGAGGTAATGCTCATGAGAGGAGAGATAAGCAGCCTACGCTTGGTGAAATGACGCTTGAAGACTTGTTGTTGAAAGCAGGAGTGGTCACTGAGACGATCCCTGGTTCGAACCATGATGGTCCTGGTGTTcctgttggtggtggtggtagtgcTGGTTCAGGTGCTGGTTTAGGGCAAAACATTCCTCAAGTTGGCCCATGGGTTCAATATCATCAGCTCCCATCAATGCCACAGCCTCAAACGTTTATGCCTTATCCGGTTTCAGATATGCAAGCAATGGTGTCTCAGTCTTCTTTGATGGGTGGTTTGTCAGATACACAAACTCCAGGaaggaagagggtagcttcagGAGAAGTTGTAGAGAAGACTGTAGAGAGGAGGCAGAAGAGAATGATAAAGAACAGAGAGTCTGCTGCTCGTTCCCGAGCTAGAAAGCAg GCTTACACTCATGAGCTAGAGATCAAAGTTTCAcggttagaagaagaaaacgaaagacTCAGGAAGCAAAAG GAGGTGGAGAGGATCCTGCCAAGTGCACCACCGCCTGATCCCAAGCGGCAGCTCCGACGAACAAGCTCAGCTCCTTTCTGa